A single genomic interval of Flavihumibacter rivuli harbors:
- a CDS encoding serine hydrolase domain-containing protein encodes MIIKPFQLILLSTAVATGLQATSLTALGNPNNHPNETIFTHHRPSDTTRLLLGPADADSLKARIASTNFSGTFQLVQGNQTIMSFSKGWASEQAKQTNTAETRYNIGSIGKSLTAILIMQLVEQQAIQLDQPVNKYLSKSWQIGNGDKITIRHCLNQTSGLGDYFEHPKYNDSATRTIDQHMALVKDMKLVKDTPGIDLHYSNSGFIVLGKILEERYQKSYQEIVKTKLLQPAGIDYAAKVPYGTGYAQKDGVWVIGEGNDPSHWTSAGGIFLNTRELNQVLTALLKGKYISAASLQQLWGKESRPAHEPPFVHYGLGWMVEDPGGFPLRGHNGGVRGFQAAFRYVPSDDISFYIFSNRDGGAEEVFMMVLFYMMEKKGVKM; translated from the coding sequence ATGATTATTAAACCTTTTCAACTTATCCTGTTATCGACAGCAGTGGCAACCGGCCTGCAAGCCACTAGCCTTACCGCATTGGGTAATCCCAATAACCACCCTAATGAAACCATTTTCACCCATCACCGTCCATCAGATACTACCCGGCTCCTGCTTGGTCCGGCAGATGCAGATTCCCTGAAAGCCAGAATAGCCAGTACTAATTTTTCCGGCACCTTCCAACTTGTCCAGGGCAACCAAACCATCATGTCCTTTTCCAAAGGATGGGCTTCAGAGCAAGCAAAACAAACCAATACCGCCGAGACCCGTTACAATATCGGCTCCATTGGCAAGAGCCTGACCGCTATATTGATCATGCAGTTGGTGGAGCAGCAGGCCATCCAACTGGACCAGCCCGTGAATAAATATCTTTCAAAATCCTGGCAGATCGGAAATGGCGATAAGATCACCATCCGCCATTGCCTGAACCAGACCTCCGGCCTGGGTGATTATTTCGAACATCCGAAATACAATGACAGCGCTACGCGAACTATTGACCAACATATGGCCCTGGTAAAAGACATGAAACTGGTGAAGGACACTCCGGGTATCGACCTGCATTATTCCAATTCCGGTTTCATTGTGCTGGGAAAGATCCTGGAAGAGCGCTATCAGAAGTCCTACCAGGAGATCGTGAAAACAAAATTGCTGCAACCTGCCGGTATCGACTATGCCGCTAAAGTTCCTTACGGTACCGGTTATGCGCAGAAAGACGGGGTATGGGTGATCGGTGAAGGCAACGATCCTTCGCATTGGACATCTGCAGGTGGCATTTTCCTGAATACGCGCGAGCTGAACCAGGTATTGACAGCCTTGCTAAAAGGTAAATACATCAGTGCTGCTTCCTTGCAACAATTGTGGGGAAAGGAATCGAGGCCAGCGCATGAACCGCCCTTCGTGCATTATGGACTGGGCTGGATGGTGGAAGATCCCGGTGGGTTTCCCCTGCGCGGGCACAATGGCGGCGTGCGTGGATTCCAGGCTGCTTTCCGTTACGTACCCTCAGATGATATCAGTTTCTACATTTTCTCCAACCGCGATGGCGGGGCGGAAGAGGTGTTCATGATGGTGTTATTCTATATGATGGAGAAGAAGGGAGTGAAGATGTGA
- a CDS encoding acyl-CoA dehydrogenase family protein: MTTITLSDHVAELANTLQSEFSSRTNMHDATNSFVEENYERLKAEKIFSALVPTELGGDGWDYEDMCFFLRELAKGCSSTALALSMHQHLVAANVWKYKKGQGSEELLRKIAANQLVLVSTGAGDWLSSSGTLQKTEGGYLVNGRKNFASQSPIGNILVTSAQYNDPEAGPQVLHFGIPFQSKGVKLEDNWYAMGMRGTGSCSITLEEVFVPEANISLRRPRGEFHPFWNVVLTVALPLIMSTYVGIAEKAYDLSLAQAIKKPESYTPIQLGELFNLITTAQVMLKDMIRITNNFDFKPVDENGNAVLARKSVVANSSIQAVQKAVEIFGGQSYLCKMPIEKLYRDILAAPFHPLPEKEQQTFTGNFLLGNKLLG, encoded by the coding sequence ATGACCACCATTACCTTATCCGATCATGTAGCCGAACTGGCTAACACACTGCAAAGCGAATTCAGTTCCCGTACCAACATGCACGATGCAACCAACAGCTTCGTGGAGGAAAATTATGAAAGGCTCAAAGCGGAGAAGATCTTCTCTGCCCTGGTACCCACCGAACTGGGCGGGGATGGCTGGGACTATGAAGACATGTGTTTTTTCCTGCGGGAGCTCGCTAAAGGCTGTTCTTCTACTGCCCTGGCATTATCCATGCACCAACACCTGGTAGCCGCTAATGTCTGGAAGTATAAAAAAGGTCAGGGCTCAGAAGAGTTGCTCAGGAAAATTGCAGCGAACCAGCTTGTCCTGGTGAGTACGGGTGCGGGCGACTGGCTATCGTCCAGCGGCACCCTGCAAAAGACAGAGGGAGGTTACCTGGTGAACGGCAGGAAAAACTTTGCCAGCCAGTCACCGATCGGCAATATCCTGGTAACAAGCGCCCAATACAATGATCCGGAAGCCGGTCCCCAGGTCTTGCATTTTGGTATACCTTTTCAATCGAAGGGAGTGAAACTGGAGGACAACTGGTATGCGATGGGCATGAGGGGTACCGGCTCCTGTTCCATCACACTTGAAGAGGTGTTCGTTCCGGAAGCAAATATTTCCTTACGCAGGCCAAGGGGAGAATTCCATCCTTTCTGGAATGTGGTACTGACAGTCGCCCTTCCGCTAATCATGAGTACCTATGTGGGCATTGCAGAGAAAGCCTATGACCTGAGCCTGGCACAAGCAATAAAGAAACCGGAAAGCTATACACCGATCCAGTTGGGAGAACTCTTTAACCTGATTACCACCGCACAGGTCATGCTTAAGGATATGATCAGGATCACGAATAACTTTGACTTCAAACCGGTGGACGAAAATGGCAATGCAGTTTTGGCGCGGAAATCGGTTGTCGCTAATTCCTCTATACAGGCAGTCCAAAAAGCTGTAGAAATATTTGGCGGCCAGAGCTACCTGTGTAAAATGCCGATCGAAAAACTATACCGTGACATTTTAGCTGCCCCTTTCCACCCACTACCGGAGAAGGAGCAACAAACTTTCACCGGAAATTTTTTGTTGGGAAATAAGCTACTGGGTTGA
- a CDS encoding efflux RND transporter periplasmic adaptor subunit, with protein MNSTKMTRRQPLLLIAFFALASLTACHNKHEQEEVEARFAVTSTIKADTSIVNDYVCQIQSFQHIEIRAMEKGYLQKIYVDEGQFVRKGQLLFQIMPMLYQAEFQKAEAEANYAAIEYQNTKSLADSNIVSKNELALAKARLDKARAEMQLAKVHLGFTEIRAPFDGIMDKLQVKLGSLVDEGELLTTLSDNSKMWVYFNVPEAEYLNYKSGVKNDSMLTVHLQMANNELFDAPGKVETIEADFNNETGNIAFRATFPNRKGLLRHGETGNIKVMVPFRNAIIIPQKATFEILDKKYVYVVDKENRVQLRPISVAAEMIDLFIIDKGLAENEKILLEGIRKVKDKDKIAFTYEEPREVMAHLRVASE; from the coding sequence ATGAACTCAACAAAAATGACAAGGAGACAACCACTCCTGCTCATCGCCTTTTTTGCCCTGGCCAGTCTCACGGCCTGCCACAACAAGCACGAGCAGGAAGAAGTGGAAGCCAGATTTGCCGTTACCAGTACCATCAAGGCAGACACCTCTATCGTAAATGACTATGTATGCCAGATCCAGTCCTTCCAGCACATCGAGATCAGGGCCATGGAGAAGGGCTACCTGCAGAAGATCTATGTAGATGAAGGGCAATTCGTGCGAAAGGGCCAGCTACTCTTCCAGATTATGCCCATGCTCTACCAGGCCGAATTCCAGAAGGCCGAAGCCGAAGCCAATTACGCGGCCATCGAATACCAGAACACCAAGTCCCTGGCCGACAGCAATATTGTATCAAAGAATGAACTGGCCCTCGCCAAGGCGCGACTCGACAAGGCCCGTGCGGAAATGCAACTGGCCAAAGTGCATCTCGGCTTTACCGAGATCAGGGCGCCTTTTGATGGTATCATGGATAAGCTGCAGGTGAAACTGGGTAGCCTGGTGGATGAAGGCGAACTGCTCACCACACTCTCCGATAACAGCAAGATGTGGGTCTATTTCAACGTGCCGGAAGCCGAATACCTGAATTATAAATCGGGTGTAAAGAACGACAGCATGCTGACCGTTCACCTGCAGATGGCCAATAACGAATTGTTCGATGCGCCAGGTAAGGTAGAGACCATCGAGGCCGACTTCAACAACGAGACCGGTAATATCGCCTTCCGCGCCACTTTCCCCAACCGGAAGGGATTACTGCGCCATGGTGAGACCGGCAATATCAAGGTGATGGTTCCTTTCAGGAATGCCATCATCATCCCGCAGAAAGCCACTTTCGAGATCCTCGATAAGAAATACGTGTATGTAGTGGACAAGGAGAACAGGGTGCAGCTGCGCCCCATTTCAGTTGCGGCTGAAATGATCGATCTCTTCATCATCGACAAAGGATTGGCGGAAAACGAAAAGATCCTGTTGGAAGGCATCCGCAAGGTGAAGGACAAGGATAAGATCGCCTTTACTTATGAAGAGCCGAGGGAAGTGATGGCGCACCTGCGCGTGGCTTCCGAATAA
- a CDS encoding DHCW motif cupin fold protein: protein MQVKDLGIPFQIIDWEKIPGEVHKGEEGSATWRTLQYPGLRIRVVKFSKGYLADHWCQLGHVVYCLEGEFESELEGGEKHILTSGMSYVVSDGLSSHRSYSKNGATVLIMDGDFLKR from the coding sequence ATGCAAGTGAAAGATCTTGGTATACCGTTCCAGATAATTGATTGGGAGAAAATTCCCGGCGAAGTACATAAAGGCGAGGAAGGTTCAGCAACCTGGCGAACCCTTCAATATCCAGGTCTCCGGATCCGCGTAGTGAAATTTTCCAAAGGCTACCTGGCGGATCATTGGTGCCAGCTGGGCCATGTGGTCTATTGCCTGGAAGGCGAGTTTGAAAGTGAATTGGAAGGGGGTGAGAAACACATACTGACCAGTGGTATGAGTTATGTAGTGTCAGACGGACTGAGTTCCCATCGGTCTTACTCTAAAAACGGGGCAACCGTGTTGATCATGGATGGGGATTTTCTAAAGCGATAA
- a CDS encoding GNAT family N-acetyltransferase yields MSNNYFQVRNAMPDEFAEIGKLMIQVYSQLDGFPKETEQPQYYQMLANVGELTNKPSAELLVAVDAEERISGAVVYFGDMSQYGSDGTATNEQNAAGFRLLAVSPEARGKGIGKLLTLECIAKARQQQLEQVIIHTTKAMQTAWDMYERIGFKRSTDLDFLQGALPVYGFRLVLS; encoded by the coding sequence ATGTCAAATAATTATTTCCAGGTCAGGAACGCAATGCCAGATGAGTTTGCAGAAATTGGTAAGCTAATGATACAAGTATATTCTCAATTGGATGGCTTTCCGAAAGAGACCGAACAACCCCAATACTATCAAATGCTGGCCAATGTGGGCGAACTGACCAATAAACCAAGTGCTGAATTATTGGTAGCAGTCGATGCTGAAGAAAGAATTTCAGGTGCAGTCGTCTATTTTGGGGATATGAGCCAATATGGATCAGACGGCACTGCCACCAATGAGCAAAACGCAGCCGGCTTCAGGCTGCTCGCGGTAAGTCCGGAAGCGCGTGGCAAAGGCATTGGCAAATTACTGACCCTTGAATGTATAGCCAAAGCCAGGCAACAGCAATTGGAACAGGTGATCATCCATACCACCAAAGCCATGCAAACCGCCTGGGATATGTATGAACGTATCGGATTCAAAAGGTCAACGGACCTTGATTTCCTGCAAGGGGCCTTACCTGTTTACGGTTTCAGGTTGGTCTTGTCTTAG
- a CDS encoding helix-turn-helix domain-containing protein has protein sequence MIINYIELLKNNPQYFKQFSCKELLFLNYDCPVKENRLTIWSEHNYFYYVISGKKNLHANGRVWELQQGSFIFVKKGACLIEQFFREPFCIVVFVVPDTFISQYITLYKNELPAPTDKVSDALVLPLAFDDVLQNFCNSIMGFFTASVKPSESLIELKFLELLLNLSSNASNSEFVTYLHQVANRQASSIESIMEANFSFKLELEDYAKLCNRSLSSFKRDFSALYQCPPGKWLLEKRLQHAGKLLSTTNKSLADVIFESGFENHAHFTRVFKNKFGLSPLQYKKQHHLAL, from the coding sequence GTGATCATTAACTACATCGAGTTACTGAAGAATAATCCCCAGTATTTTAAGCAGTTCTCCTGTAAGGAATTACTGTTCCTGAACTATGACTGCCCGGTCAAGGAAAACAGGCTGACCATTTGGTCGGAACACAATTATTTCTATTACGTTATCTCGGGAAAGAAAAACCTGCATGCCAATGGCAGGGTCTGGGAATTGCAGCAAGGCTCCTTTATTTTTGTTAAAAAAGGTGCCTGCCTGATCGAACAATTCTTCCGTGAACCCTTTTGCATTGTGGTATTTGTGGTGCCGGATACTTTCATTTCCCAATACATTACCCTGTACAAGAATGAATTGCCTGCACCAACAGACAAGGTTTCCGATGCACTGGTCCTTCCCCTGGCCTTCGATGATGTGCTGCAAAATTTTTGCAACTCGATCATGGGATTCTTCACTGCCTCTGTCAAACCCTCGGAAAGCCTGATCGAGCTAAAGTTCCTGGAATTGCTGCTCAACCTTTCCAGTAATGCCAGCAATTCGGAATTTGTCACCTACCTGCACCAGGTGGCCAACCGGCAGGCCAGCAGTATTGAAAGCATTATGGAAGCCAATTTTTCGTTCAAACTTGAATTAGAAGACTACGCAAAACTTTGCAACCGCAGCCTGTCATCCTTTAAGCGTGACTTCAGTGCCCTCTACCAGTGTCCCCCTGGTAAATGGCTTTTGGAAAAGCGCCTGCAGCATGCCGGAAAATTACTGTCCACCACCAATAAAAGCTTAGCTGATGTGATCTTCGAAAGCGGCTTTGAAAATCATGCCCATTTTACCCGTGTCTTCAAGAATAAATTTGGCCTTTCACCCCTCCAGTATAAGAAACAGCATCATCTGGCCCTTTAA
- a CDS encoding LytR/AlgR family response regulator transcription factor: protein MQQKIRCVITDDEPLARKGLSKYVGQFDCLQLVGTCENVYELTALLRKEAVDLLFLDIEMPYVSGLEFAAGNEDGPKVIFTTAYEQYALKGYELDVLDYLLKPISLERFSKAVQKAKEYFELVWEKKGDSLFVKVGNSLEKVEISSILFLEARENYVAIQLKDRMVLTLSTLKGLREKLPVEKFTQVHKSFVVAQAKIDRIDHRQLHIGEHIIPLSKNFIQDPGSLLHE, encoded by the coding sequence ATGCAGCAAAAGATCAGATGCGTCATAACGGATGATGAACCCCTTGCAAGGAAAGGCCTCAGCAAGTATGTCGGTCAATTCGATTGCCTGCAGCTGGTAGGTACCTGCGAAAACGTATATGAACTTACCGCCTTGCTTAGGAAGGAAGCCGTTGACCTGCTCTTCCTGGATATAGAAATGCCCTATGTTTCAGGCCTCGAATTTGCTGCAGGTAACGAAGATGGCCCGAAGGTGATCTTCACTACCGCTTATGAACAATATGCACTGAAAGGCTACGAACTCGATGTATTGGATTACCTGCTCAAACCCATCTCACTGGAAAGGTTCTCAAAGGCAGTTCAAAAAGCAAAGGAATATTTTGAATTGGTTTGGGAGAAGAAAGGCGATAGCCTCTTTGTGAAAGTGGGCAATAGCCTGGAGAAAGTTGAGATCAGTTCTATCCTATTCCTGGAAGCCCGGGAGAACTATGTGGCCATCCAACTCAAGGACCGGATGGTGCTGACATTGTCTACCCTTAAAGGACTCAGGGAAAAACTTCCAGTTGAAAAATTTACCCAGGTACATAAATCCTTTGTTGTGGCGCAAGCAAAGATCGACCGTATCGACCACAGACAATTGCATATAGGAGAACATATCATCCCCCTTTCGAAAAATTTCATCCAGGATCCGGGTAGCCTGCTCCATGAATAG
- a CDS encoding sensor histidine kinase, with protein MKKIQPLLLGLLIYATVRLINDTYEKELFWERPLAITLLELGGIIVISYLIHWVISFLKKRNRIDYANGIPTKLLLKEFLVAYSVLFLLINATVIPFAALTDDGLSLTDFVSINVVGTLYLMLYYTLIRVNELVREMYQQRLQMAGIKNDQLATELKYLRAQYHPHFLFNTLNGIYFQMDENVDNAKRTILQFADLLRYQLYDQQETVPIKKDLDHLERYIELQQLRVSEKLKLRLCIDEALGQQQVYPLLFMPLVENAFKYVGGEQPFIAIRAALEQDRIVMQVTNSLPDVSFRSLQKKGGIGLENVKRRLELLYPDTHELLVEENDSSYSATIKIKAEHAAKDQMRHNG; from the coding sequence TTGAAAAAAATACAGCCCTTATTGTTGGGATTGCTGATCTACGCAACAGTGCGGCTGATCAATGACACCTACGAGAAGGAACTGTTCTGGGAAAGGCCCCTTGCCATCACCCTGCTGGAGCTTGGTGGCATCATTGTGATCAGTTACCTGATCCATTGGGTCATCAGCTTCCTGAAAAAAAGGAACAGGATAGATTACGCTAACGGGATTCCCACTAAACTACTATTGAAAGAATTCCTGGTGGCCTATTCCGTACTGTTCCTGCTGATCAATGCCACGGTCATCCCATTTGCAGCACTAACAGACGATGGCCTGAGCTTGACAGACTTTGTGTCTATCAATGTGGTCGGCACCCTTTACCTCATGCTTTACTATACCCTGATCAGGGTGAATGAGCTGGTGAGGGAAATGTACCAGCAGCGCCTGCAAATGGCCGGCATAAAGAACGACCAGCTGGCCACTGAACTGAAATACCTGCGTGCACAATACCATCCGCATTTCCTGTTCAATACCCTCAATGGCATCTATTTCCAGATGGATGAGAATGTGGACAATGCGAAAAGAACGATCCTGCAATTCGCGGACCTGCTGCGCTACCAATTGTATGACCAGCAGGAAACAGTTCCCATCAAGAAAGACCTGGACCACCTGGAACGCTATATCGAATTGCAACAGCTAAGGGTATCCGAAAAACTGAAACTAAGGCTCTGCATTGATGAAGCATTGGGCCAACAACAGGTATACCCCCTGCTATTCATGCCACTGGTGGAGAATGCATTCAAGTATGTGGGTGGTGAACAACCCTTCATCGCCATCCGTGCGGCATTGGAGCAAGACAGGATCGTGATGCAGGTCACCAACTCCTTACCTGACGTAAGCTTCCGATCGCTTCAAAAGAAGGGAGGCATTGGCCTGGAGAATGTAAAGCGGAGGTTGGAATTGCTCTATCCCGATACCCATGAACTATTAGTAGAAGAAAATGATTCCAGTTATTCGGCAACCATCAAAATAAAAGCGGAACATGCAGCAAAAGATCAGATGCGTCATAACGGATGA
- a CDS encoding acyltransferase family protein produces the protein MATYQRQYYLDWLRIAAIIGVLFYHSAQPFVPEEHWHIMNGERSNLLMEFNYMLSKFRMPLLFFISGTVSFFMLKKYGSGKEFIKQRFIRLFLPLVAGMLIIVPPQVYLERVANGYTGSFLDFYPSIFRFQPYPEGNFSWHHLWFIAYLFIYDIICVPLFLWMMKDGKNGLNKLAAWLSTNKRIYLLALPGILLFASLVLRFPFKNNLIEDGCAFFYWLWFLLVGFFMIVHPSLLDSLERNRKTSMLMALLLYLTVNYIRWNNISPWDTYPDNTASYAYTYLYLAITPAIAWSMVMGLVGYGKKYLNRKHSFLNYGNEVLYPFYILHQTVIVIIAFYVVQTEEGILAKYLFIVLLTFITCMALIHFLVRPNNALRWIFGMKPVNKAPKQVQHNATIIEKNTALIVGIADLRNSAADQ, from the coding sequence ATGGCAACCTATCAACGTCAATACTACCTCGACTGGCTTCGCATCGCGGCTATCATTGGGGTGCTCTTCTACCACTCCGCCCAACCCTTTGTACCGGAGGAACACTGGCATATCATGAACGGCGAAAGGAGCAACCTGCTGATGGAATTCAACTATATGCTGAGCAAATTCAGGATGCCCCTTCTCTTCTTCATCTCTGGAACGGTCAGCTTCTTCATGCTCAAAAAATATGGCAGCGGCAAGGAGTTCATCAAACAACGGTTCATCCGTCTCTTCCTTCCCCTGGTAGCCGGTATGCTCATCATCGTGCCGCCGCAGGTTTACCTCGAAAGGGTAGCGAATGGTTATACCGGTAGCTTCCTTGACTTCTACCCCAGCATCTTCCGCTTCCAACCCTACCCTGAAGGGAATTTCAGCTGGCACCACCTCTGGTTCATCGCCTACCTGTTTATCTACGATATCATTTGTGTCCCCCTCTTCCTCTGGATGATGAAGGATGGCAAGAATGGATTGAACAAGCTTGCAGCATGGCTTTCAACCAACAAACGTATTTACCTCCTCGCCCTTCCCGGCATCCTCCTCTTTGCATCACTCGTCCTGCGTTTCCCCTTCAAGAATAACCTGATTGAAGACGGTTGCGCTTTCTTTTACTGGCTATGGTTCCTGCTGGTAGGATTCTTCATGATCGTGCACCCATCCCTGCTGGACAGCCTGGAGCGCAACCGGAAGACCTCCATGCTGATGGCGCTCCTCCTCTATCTAACAGTTAACTATATCCGCTGGAATAACATCTCGCCCTGGGATACTTACCCGGACAATACAGCCTCCTATGCCTACACTTATCTCTACCTGGCCATCACGCCTGCCATCGCCTGGAGCATGGTAATGGGACTGGTAGGTTATGGAAAGAAATACCTGAACCGGAAACACAGCTTCCTGAATTATGGTAATGAAGTACTTTATCCCTTCTATATCCTGCACCAAACCGTGATCGTGATCATCGCCTTCTATGTGGTGCAGACCGAAGAGGGCATATTGGCCAAATACCTGTTCATCGTATTACTTACCTTTATTACCTGCATGGCGCTGATCCATTTCCTGGTGCGGCCGAACAATGCTCTGCGATGGATCTTCGGCATGAAACCGGTAAACAAAGCGCCTAAACAAGTACAGCACAATGCAACAATCATTGAAAAAAATACAGCCCTTATTGTTGGGATTGCTGATCTACGCAACAGTGCGGCTGATCAATGA
- a CDS encoding cupin domain-containing protein has product MKEIKPINIMEEFSLFEKQWTTHIIGELNGQYVKLSKLQNDFVWHSHENEDAMFMVFMGTLLIDFRDGRTVEVWEGEILIIPKGVEHRPRTNGEIVFNLLFEPKSTLHIGNIESEMIVKELGWI; this is encoded by the coding sequence ATGAAAGAAATCAAGCCCATCAATATCATGGAGGAGTTTTCATTGTTCGAAAAACAATGGACAACTCATATTATCGGGGAACTCAATGGACAGTATGTGAAACTTAGCAAGCTTCAAAACGACTTTGTCTGGCATAGCCATGAAAACGAAGACGCAATGTTCATGGTGTTCATGGGTACATTATTAATTGACTTCAGGGATGGCCGAACAGTAGAAGTCTGGGAAGGTGAGATCCTGATCATTCCGAAAGGTGTAGAACACAGGCCACGTACAAACGGAGAGATAGTATTTAATCTCCTCTTCGAACCAAAATCAACATTACATATTGGAAATATTGAAAGTGAAATGATAGTGAAAGAGTTAGGATGGATATAG
- a CDS encoding helix-turn-helix domain-containing protein, with translation MIFKDFLPHPALREEVAVYHLRHFIMHGGKQLPFKPYPPRPEQCLAFYPRGQETTMLVPDGKLIRQPGVMLMGQFTHRINRHISEEFLMILVVFKPGALHRLTGIPFTELLNQTVDACVVIGNEACAVNERLSNTGDYREMIAIIDDFLLSLVRRKRHSSHPSDQVFDLMLTSNERFSIDWLASQSCYSIRQFERKFQAAIGVSPRTFERIIRFNRSYQMRLQRPHWDWLRIAMECGYHDYQHLAKDYREFANGSPNDFFREESKAPERVLGLNG, from the coding sequence GTGATCTTCAAGGATTTCCTTCCCCACCCTGCACTCAGGGAGGAGGTGGCTGTGTACCACCTGCGGCACTTCATCATGCATGGAGGAAAGCAACTTCCCTTCAAGCCCTATCCCCCGCGACCGGAGCAATGCCTTGCCTTTTACCCAAGAGGCCAGGAGACAACCATGCTGGTGCCCGATGGTAAATTGATCCGTCAACCGGGAGTAATGTTGATGGGACAATTTACCCATAGGATCAATCGGCATATTTCCGAGGAATTCCTCATGATATTGGTGGTGTTCAAGCCAGGTGCATTACATCGCCTGACAGGCATACCTTTTACTGAACTGCTCAACCAAACCGTTGATGCCTGTGTGGTCATCGGGAATGAGGCCTGTGCAGTAAATGAGCGTTTGTCCAATACGGGAGATTACCGGGAAATGATCGCAATCATCGATGATTTCCTTTTATCATTGGTGCGAAGGAAACGGCATTCCTCCCATCCCTCCGACCAGGTTTTTGATCTCATGCTTACCTCCAACGAACGATTTTCGATCGATTGGCTGGCCTCACAGAGTTGTTATAGCATCCGGCAGTTTGAGCGAAAATTCCAAGCAGCCATTGGGGTTAGCCCCAGGACCTTTGAGCGCATCATTCGTTTCAACCGGTCTTACCAGATGCGGTTGCAGCGTCCGCACTGGGATTGGTTAAGGATCGCCATGGAGTGCGGGTACCACGATTACCAGCACCTGGCCAAGGATTACCGGGAGTTTGCGAATGGTTCACCGAATGATTTCTTCAGGGAAGAATCCAAAGCCCCTGAGCGTGTGCTTGGGTTGAATGGTTGA